One stretch of Roseimicrobium sp. ORNL1 DNA includes these proteins:
- a CDS encoding AAA family ATPase yields MSRRFATGLVVGKFAPLHRGHELVIRRAIEECERVYILSYSNPEYPGCEPERRAQWLAKLFPQVERLVVSAENCEALGLGPMLHNDEDSEESHRDFVARVCEEVFHSRVEAVFGSDAYLEPFAEHLTRWFRWHQPGHAGVQAVVVDTAREVIPASGTFVREDVHASRHLLSPVVYADFVKRICLLGGESSGKTTLARALAAEWHTAWVHEYGREYWVERGGVLTFDDLTHIGQEQCRREEAAAGGANRYLFCDTSPLTTLFYCQHEFGSASPDLMALANRPYDLTLLCAPDIPFDQDGTRQPPEFRALQHAWYLRELAERGVRYTLIQGDVAERLASVQKLLCD; encoded by the coding sequence ATGAGCCGCCGCTTCGCCACAGGACTCGTCGTCGGCAAGTTCGCGCCGCTGCATCGCGGACATGAACTGGTGATTCGCCGTGCTATTGAAGAGTGCGAGCGGGTCTACATCCTGAGCTATTCGAATCCCGAGTATCCAGGCTGTGAACCAGAGCGACGCGCGCAGTGGCTGGCGAAGCTCTTCCCGCAGGTCGAACGGCTCGTGGTGAGTGCTGAGAATTGCGAAGCGCTGGGGCTCGGTCCCATGCTGCACAATGACGAAGACTCGGAAGAGTCACACCGCGACTTCGTGGCGCGTGTGTGCGAGGAGGTCTTTCACTCTCGCGTGGAGGCGGTGTTTGGCAGTGATGCCTATCTTGAGCCCTTCGCAGAGCATCTCACGCGGTGGTTTCGCTGGCATCAGCCGGGCCATGCCGGTGTGCAAGCGGTAGTGGTGGATACGGCACGCGAGGTGATTCCCGCGAGTGGCACCTTTGTGAGAGAAGACGTGCACGCCAGCCGGCATCTGCTCTCACCCGTAGTGTATGCGGATTTTGTGAAACGCATCTGCCTGCTCGGTGGTGAGTCGAGTGGCAAGACAACCTTGGCCCGGGCGCTCGCTGCCGAGTGGCACACGGCATGGGTGCATGAGTATGGTCGTGAATACTGGGTGGAGCGCGGAGGTGTGCTGACATTCGATGATCTCACGCACATCGGGCAGGAGCAGTGCCGTCGTGAAGAAGCTGCGGCTGGAGGCGCGAACCGTTATCTCTTCTGCGATACCTCGCCGCTGACCACGCTTTTCTACTGCCAGCATGAGTTCGGCAGCGCCTCGCCTGATCTGATGGCCCTTGCGAATCGTCCGTACGATCTCACGCTGCTGTGCGCACCGGATATTCCCTTTGACCAGGACGGCACACGCCAGCCGCCAGAGTTCCGTGCCCTGCAGCATGCGTGGTACCTGCGTGAGCTGGCGGAGCGAGGTGTGCGCTACACGCTTATTCAGGGGGACGTTGCCGAACGCCTCGCGAGCGTGCAAAAATTGCTTTGCGATTGA
- the pnuC gene encoding nicotinamide riboside transporter PnuC, with translation MSTWEIVANCLNLASVLLAGRNSVHTWWLGILGCAAFGWVFFGSKLYADVTLQVFFIVASAVGWWNWKKGNQGAELPVRRTPLPWFAVCALMAIVAAAGYGWVLHTFTDAWAPFIDSLVLAFSVLAQFLLMGRRIENWPCWLVVNTLAVPLFISRGLYLTAGVYTLFWINVWVSWWHWRKLLRAQAESSFQVAA, from the coding sequence ATGAGTACCTGGGAGATTGTCGCCAATTGTCTGAACCTCGCCTCCGTCCTGCTGGCCGGGCGCAACAGCGTGCACACGTGGTGGCTTGGCATCCTGGGCTGCGCTGCGTTTGGCTGGGTCTTCTTCGGCTCGAAGCTGTATGCAGATGTCACGCTGCAGGTCTTCTTCATTGTGGCGAGTGCCGTGGGCTGGTGGAACTGGAAGAAGGGGAATCAAGGTGCTGAGCTGCCCGTGCGCAGGACGCCGCTGCCGTGGTTCGCCGTGTGCGCACTCATGGCCATCGTGGCCGCGGCGGGTTATGGTTGGGTGTTGCATACCTTCACGGATGCGTGGGCGCCCTTCATTGATTCCCTTGTGCTGGCTTTCAGTGTGCTCGCACAGTTCTTGCTCATGGGCCGCCGCATTGAGAACTGGCCGTGCTGGCTGGTGGTGAATACACTCGCGGTGCCGCTCTTCATCTCTCGTGGGCTGTACCTGACGGCTGGGGTGTACACGCTCTTCTGGATTAATGTCTGGGTCTCCTGGTGGCACTGGCGGAAACTGCTGCGCGCCCAGGCTGAATCATCATTTCAAGTGGCCGCGTGA